Within the Acidimicrobiales bacterium genome, the region CTCGTCTCGCAGGGCGACCGCCGCCGTCACGACCCGCACGGCAGCACCTCCCCGGGGTCCCGGCCGGCCAGCCGGGCCGCGGCCGCGGCCATGGCCACGTAGGCGGGCCGCTCGTCGTCGGGCAGGGCGGCGAGGTGGCGGGCGACGGTGGCCGCGTCGCCCCTCGCCACCGGCCCGGTCAGCGCCGCGGCCGGGCCCAGCTCGGTGACGTTCGCCAGCGCCGCGGCCGCCAGGTCGAGGTAGGCGGCGAGCGGCACGCCGGCGGCGGCCGCCACCCGCTCCACCTGGCCCATCAGGGCGACGAGGTGGTTCGAGGCGATCACGGCGGCGGCGTGGTGGGCGGCCCGGTCGGCGTCGTCGACCTGCACCGCCTCCCCGTCGAGGGCGGCGACGACCTCGTGGGCGATCGGGTCGCCGGCCACCGCCCACCAGGCGCCCCGCAGCCGG harbors:
- a CDS encoding DUF2520 domain-containing protein, with the translated sequence MTARRLRVLGPGRAGTALAGALAAAGWSVAGPVRRGDDPSRAAEGVDLLVVATPDAAVAEAAAAVRPVATTVVAHLAGSLGLDALAPHPRTAAIHPLVPIPDPATGARRLRGAWWAVAGDPIAHEVVAALDGEAVQVDDADRAAHHAAAVIASNHLVALMGQVERVAAAAGVPLAAYLDLAAAALANVTELGPAAALTGPVARGDAATVARHLAALPDDERPAYVAMAAAAARLAGRDPGEVLPCGS